In one Nicotiana tomentosiformis chromosome 6, ASM39032v3, whole genome shotgun sequence genomic region, the following are encoded:
- the LOC104121007 gene encoding uncharacterized protein: MNGDIEATNKNIKKILRKMVDNYKQWHAKLPFSLLGYRTTVRTSTGATHLLVYSTEAVIPSEVDIPSLRIIQEAELRDAEWIRSQYEQLALIDGKRMNAVCHSHLYQNIMARSFNKKDEAKWKFSPKWQGPYIVHRVLTGGALILAEMDGEMWPRPINSDAVKRYYV; the protein is encoded by the exons ATGAATGGAGACATAGAAGccaccaacaagaacatcaaaaagatattaaggaagatggtggacaactacaagcAATGGCATGCGAAGCTACCATTTTCTTTGCTCGGGTACCGCACCACAGTTcgtacatcaactggggcaacccaTCTACTGGTCTACAGTACTGAAGCTGTTATTCCCTCCGAAGTGGATATTccttccttaagaatcatacaagaggccgAGCTCCGTGACGCGGAATGGATACGGAGCCAGtatgaacaactggctctcattgatggtaagAGGATGAACGCAGTGTGTCACAGTCATCTCTACCAGAATATAATGGCAAGgtctttcaacaaaaag GATGAAGCAAAATGGAAATTCTCACCTAAATGGCAAGGCCCTTACATAGTTCACCGAGTActgacaggaggagcacttatacttgcagagatggatggagaaatGTGGCCAAgacctatcaattcagacgcagttaagagatattatgtttaa